GATGGTAGAACAGAAGAACTTAATTTAGGAGAAACAGCAAAAGCTCTTAACTATGAAGTAACAGATATGCAAGAATATATTACAAATAATACTGGTGATGATCAACTTGCGTTAACAGTTGATGTTACTCACTTACTAAGTGAAATAAGAAATCAATGGGGGTTCGTATATCCTTTCGAATAGAATTTTATTTATTTTTAGTTAACCCCAAGTCAATCATAAATTATTATCAAAAGAATCTCCCTACTCTCTATTCTGAGAGTAGGGAGATCATAATTCTGCTGCAAGTTGAAAACATTTGATTCGATCAATGTCCGCTAAATGAAAATCTGAACAGTGCAATTGTATATTTATTAAGTTATATCATTGAACCCATTTCATAAAGCCTACTGTGAAAGGTAAATGTTTATACTTTCTTGTGCCTGTATGTATAAATCCTAAACTACTGTACCAATTCCTTAATTTTGTATTTTCTTCAATTAATCCAATAGTAATTTTATTACTTCCTATTCCTCTGACTGTATCTATTGCAAAAATAATCATTTCTCTGCCATAACCTTTATGACGATATTCTACCAATACAGCAATATTATTCAGTTCAAAACTCCCACCATCATTTTTGCTAAGCGAAAAATAACCTACAATTATACCATTATCCAGATAAGCAAACATTAATCGACCTCCATCATACTGTTTATATAACTTTTCAGCCTTCATAAAACTTGCATTTCCAGGGCAATTCTCTTTTGTAAGATTAAATTGTTGTGCTACCGTTTCAAAACTTTTTCTAATTACTTCTACACATACTTTAATCTCATCTCTTTCTATCTGCCTTATCATTTTTATCGGCTCCTTAACACACATTACTTGTTATAAAACGTATCTCTACATAATTCAATAAACATTCACAATTTTCCTTTATATTTTGTAGAAAAAAGTAGAAACCCCCTATACATTACTAAGAAATTTCTACACTAATTTCTTAGTAATTAGCTCTTCGTTCCCGTTTTCCAATACCACTTTGGAAATGATATAGAAAATGCTATTAGTAAAGGTCCTGAAATATTGGAATATGCCATGCTTATTGCATAGTATGAACTCATAGATATGGAATGTAATAGTATCATCCTTAAAACTGCTTGACTTATATTTAAAATTCCCCAAGCACAAGTAAGTATCCTCCAAGCTGATTTATATTTCGGCTTTCTTCGAAACTCCTCAGATACATTTTTTAAAAAGCTTTGTTCTACTATTATCTGAACTAATGATCTTTCGAAAAATAAAGAAACAAAGAAGATTAAAGCATATAGCCAATCCTGAACTATAGGAGCTACTAAATAAAATGTAGGATTTTTTGAAACTATAGTACCTATCAATCCAATTGCTGAAAAGATTCCAGCCATGGCTGCAAGAGCATTAATTTTATGCTCTTTAATAAAATCAATTAAAACTACACCTATACACCACAATCCAGATAGTATTACTCCAGTAAGAGTCATTTTAAATTTATCAAAAGCTGAGAATATTATAACTGGAATAATAGCACTTACGACAAATTCCTTATTAAATATATTTTTTAATAATGACTGATTTTTATTTGTATTATTAGATGATTGTTTCATGATTAAACCTCCTTTTCATTATTTTAGCCTCTATTTGCGGCTTTTACATAAGTCTCAGGATCGAGTACATTTTTATCTAATATAATTTGTGTCTCAGTTTTTATATATCCCTGTTGAACTATTTCTTCTCCTGCATTCTCTAATGCTGAGAAAAATGGCATATACAAATTCTTTAGCATGTCATTAGTATTAATAGCCTTTAGTACTCCACCTTGTGCACATAGAATACTCCCTGCTAGATTTCCTTTTGTCATAACCTTGAAAGTCTCCAATAAACCTGAAAAATTAGTACTGTTAGGAAACCCGCAATTTGAAATTAAAATAGATTTGGTAGGAATTTCTCTTTTAACACGTCTTGGATGGGAGTAATTTTCACCAAGCTTAACTATTTCACTATTATTTAATGGCAGCATACGATCCATAAAATCTTTCATGATTCCTGTAACGGTGAAGTAGTATAACGGAGTAGCATATACGATTATGTCTGCTTCTGATACTTTAACTAACAAACCTTCCATATCATCTTTATATATGCATATTCCAGGAGTTTTAGTCCAGCATGAAAAACATCCACTGCAATGTTTTATATTTTTATCCTTAAGATAAACTGTTTCTATCTCTGCACCAGCTTTTTTGCAGCCCTTAAGAAATTGTTTTAAAATAACCTCAGTATTTCCTTTCTCCCCTCGTGGGCTTCCATTTAAAGCTAAAATTTTCATAAAAATCCTCCTATCATACAATTTTATAAATCCTTTGTTTCTTCTAAAATTTTCAAGGTTTCCTCACACCACTTTATATTTGCTTCAGCGCCATATCTCCCATAGCTAAGTGTAGTAATCCATAATAGTAGATTCTTTTTATCTATTTTATGCTTGTTAGACTTTAATTCATTCTCAACTTTTGAATACTGAATAAGTTCTTTTTCACTTTCCTCTTTTATTTGTTGAAGTTTTTCAATAATATTTTCTACAGGTATGTCTCTAGCCAAAAATATCTTTAACAACAGTTCAGATCTACCCGGTGCACGCTCTACTGGAAGCATCAGCCATATTTCCAATTCTTTCCTACCTTTTTCAGTAATAGAATATACATTTTTGGCTGGTCTTCCTTCTGTTTGCTCTACTTGCTTTGTTATCACTTCATCCTGTTCCATTGTTTTTAACACAGGGTATATATGTCCATAATTTTCATTCCAAAAATAA
This window of the Clostridium estertheticum genome carries:
- a CDS encoding GNAT family N-acetyltransferase; this translates as MIRQIERDEIKVCVEVIRKSFETVAQQFNLTKENCPGNASFMKAEKLYKQYDGGRLMFAYLDNGIIVGYFSLSKNDGGSFELNNIAVLVEYRHKGYGREMIIFAIDTVRGIGSNKITIGLIEENTKLRNWYSSLGFIHTGTRKYKHLPFTVGFMKWVQ
- a CDS encoding septation protein IspZ, which gives rise to MKQSSNNTNKNQSLLKNIFNKEFVVSAIIPVIIFSAFDKFKMTLTGVILSGLWCIGVVLIDFIKEHKINALAAMAGIFSAIGLIGTIVSKNPTFYLVAPIVQDWLYALIFFVSLFFERSLVQIIVEQSFLKNVSEEFRRKPKYKSAWRILTCAWGILNISQAVLRMILLHSISMSSYYAISMAYSNISGPLLIAFSISFPKWYWKTGTKS
- a CDS encoding PadR family transcriptional regulator; translation: MAKTNKTKYALLGVLSLMSGSGYDIKKFCDSSIGYFWNENYGHIYPVLKTMEQDEVITKQVEQTEGRPAKNVYSITEKGRKELEIWLMLPVERAPGRSELLLKIFLARDIPVENIIEKLQQIKEESEKELIQYSKVENELKSNKHKIDKKNLLLWITTLSYGRYGAEANIKWCEETLKILEETKDL
- a CDS encoding flavodoxin family protein, with product MKILALNGSPRGEKGNTEVILKQFLKGCKKAGAEIETVYLKDKNIKHCSGCFSCWTKTPGICIYKDDMEGLLVKVSEADIIVYATPLYYFTVTGIMKDFMDRMLPLNNSEIVKLGENYSHPRRVKREIPTKSILISNCGFPNSTNFSGLLETFKVMTKGNLAGSILCAQGGVLKAINTNDMLKNLYMPFFSALENAGEEIVQQGYIKTETQIILDKNVLDPETYVKAANRG